A single region of the Musa acuminata AAA Group cultivar baxijiao chromosome BXJ1-11, Cavendish_Baxijiao_AAA, whole genome shotgun sequence genome encodes:
- the LOC103974655 gene encoding peroxidase 5, with the protein MAFRRGEMLLAIVVALCLRAIGTEAHLRVGFYSYSCPKAEVIVKKELEKALKADAGIGADLLRMHFHDCFVRGCDGSILLDSTKKNTAEKDAIPNQTLEDEAFQVIDKAKKKLEKVCEGIVSCADILAFAARDSVAHYGGTSYPVPAGRRDGMISRSSDTIDLPPPTFNLKQLTESFALKEMSQDEMITLSGAHTIGVAHCPTFSNRLYNFSRKASTDPTLNPKYADQLKKECPPGSNNEVDMDPPSPLTFDTSYYSNLLDNRGLFTSDQTLMSTPATAGTVRQFAGSSVLFKQKFAEAMVKMGKIGVLTGDQGEIRSYCRVVN; encoded by the exons ATGGCTTTCAGAAGAGGAGAGATGTTGCTAGCTATCGTTGTGGCCCTATGCTTGAGAGCAATCGGGACAGAAGCCCATCTCAGAGTTGGGTTCTACTCCTATAGCTGCCCTAAAGCTGAAGTGATTGTCAAGAAGGAGCTTGAAAAGGCTCTCAAGGCCGATGCTGGCATTGGCGCTGACCTTCTCAGGATGCACTTCCATGACTGTTTCGTGAGG GGTTGTGATGGTTCGATTCTTCTTGATTCGACCAAGAAAAATACCGCGGAGAAGGATGCGATCCCCAACCAAACCCTTGAAGATGAAGCATTTCAAGTTATCGACAAGGCCAAGAAAAAGTTAGAGAAAGTCTGCGAAGGGATAGTCTCATGTGCAGACATTCTTGCATTCGCCGCCAGAGACAGTGTTGCACAT TACGGAGGAACATCCTACCCGGTCCCAGCAGGCAGAAGAGATGGAATGATCTCCAGATCAAGCGACACCATCGATCTCCCTCCTCCGACGTTTAACCTCAAACAACTCACTGAGTCATTTGCCTTGAAAGAGATGAGCCAGGATGAGATGATCACACTCTCAG GAGCACATACCATCGGCGTAGCGCACTGTCCTACATTCTCCAACAGGCTGTACAACTTCAGCCGGAAGGCGAGCACCGACCCAACCTTGAACCCCAAGTATGCCGACCAGCTGAAGAAGGAATGCCCTCCGGggagcaacaacgaggtggacatGGATCCACCCAGCCCTCTCACGTTCGAcaccagctactacagcaacctcCTCGATAACCGCGGCCTCTTCACCTCCGACCAGACCCTCATGTCCACGCCTGCTACCGCGGGAACGGTGAGGCAGTTCGCAGGCAGTTCTGTGCTCTTCAAGCAGAAGTTCGCAGAAGCCATGGTGAAGATGGGCAAAATTGGTGTCCTCACCGGTGACCAAGGCGAGATACGCAGCTACTGCAGAGTGGTGAACTAG